In one Solanum dulcamara chromosome 1, daSolDulc1.2, whole genome shotgun sequence genomic region, the following are encoded:
- the LOC129885709 gene encoding pentatricopeptide repeat-containing protein At1g74630-like, with protein MSRAEKLCLSLLNYCKTLRNLNQIHAFVYKSGLETNPLIAGKLLLLGALQIPEAIDYARRLLIHNPNPDVFMYNTLIRGESEADSPKNSVNSFIYMLRESYSPPDSFSFAFVLKAAATLRCLRTGFQLHCQAMTRGHDTHLFVGTTMISMYAECGFVEFAWKVFVEIPEPNVVAWNAILTAYFRGSDVCGADKVFGLMPFRNLTTWNVMLAAYTKAGELERAEGLFLQMPSRDDVSWSTMIVGFAHNGYFDEALRVFRELVGSESRPNEVSLTGALSACAQAGALKFGMVLHAFIEKVGLIWISSVNNALLDTYSKCGNVLMARLVFERMLGKKSIVSWTSMIAGFAMQGYGEEVIKKFHEMEESGTRPDGVTFISVLYACSHAGLVEQGHELFSKMTETYDIEPTIEHYGCMVDLYGRAGQLHKAYNFMVQMPVPPNAVIWRTLLGACSFFGDIELAEQVNKRLSELDPDNSGDHVLLSNIYAFAGKWKDVAMVRRSMAEKNMKKIPGWSMIEVGKVMYSFVAGDERNEITEEAYNKLSEIMLKLKVKGGYIPEVGSVLHDIEEEEKEDTVSKHSEKLAVAFGMTRLCKGSTIRIVKNLRVCKDCHSFMKLISKVYGLDIVVRDRSRFHSFKEGSCSCRDFW; from the coding sequence ATGAGCAGGGCAGAAAAGTTGTGTCTTTCCCTATTAAACTACTGCAAAACACTCCGAAACCTCAACCAAATCCACGCCTTCGTTTACAAATCCGGCCTTGAAACTAACCCATTAATCGCCGGAAAGCTCCTACTTCTTGGTGCCCTTCAAATTCCTGAAGCTATTGATTACGCTCGCCGTCTGCTCATCCACAATCCAAACCCAGATGTGTTCATGTACAACACCCTCATCAGAGGTGAATCCGAGGCAGACTCACCTAAGAATTCAGTCAACTCATTCATTTACATGCTGCGAGAATCATATTCCCCTCCTGATAGTTTCTCATTTGCTTTTGTACTCAAAGCAGCGGCTACTTTGCGGTGTTTAAGAACCGGGTTTCAGCTGCATTGTCAAGCTATGACTCGTGGGCATGATACTCATCTCTTTGTTGGGACTACAATGATTAGTATGTATGCGGAATGTGGGTTTGTTGAGTTTGCTTGGAAGGTGTTTGTTGAAATACCTGAACCAAATGTTGTGGCGTGGAATGCAATACTTACAGCATATTTTCGGGGCAGTGATGTATGTGGCGCAGATAAAGTGTTTGGTTTAATGCCTTTTAGGAACTTGACTACTTGGAATGTGATGCTGGCAGCGTATACTAAAGCCGGGGAACTTGAGCGTGCGGAGGGATTGTTCTTGCAGATGCCAAGTAGAGATGATGTTTCTTGGAGTACTATGATTGTTGGATTTGCTCATAATGGTTATTTTGATGAGGCACTTCGAGTTTTCAGGGAGTTGGTTGGGAGTGAAAGTAGGCCCAATGAAGTGAGTTTGACGGGTGCTTTATCTGCATGTGCTCAAGCTGGGGCGCTTAAGTTTGGGATGGTATTGCATGCATTTATAGAGAAAGTGGGGTTGATTTGGATAAGTTCTGTGAACAATGCACTTTTGGATACTTACTCCAAGTGTGGAAATGTGTTGATGGCTCGTCTTGTCTTTGAGAGAATGCTTGGGAAGAAAAGCATTGTTTCTTGGACTTCTATGATTGCAGGGTTTGCAATGCAAGGATATGGTGAAGAGGtgataaaaaaatttcatgagatggaagaatctggtACCAGACCTGATGGGGTCACTTTTATTTCGGTCCTTTATGCATGTAGTCATGCTGGtttagttgaacaaggtcatgaGCTATTCAGTAAAATGACAGAAACTTATGACATTGAACCAACTATTGAGCATTATGGTTGTATGGTTGATTTGTATGGTAGGGCTGGTCAGCTTCATAAGGCATATAATTTTATGGTTCAAATGCCAGTACCACCCAATGCCGTTATTTGGCGAACACTTCTTGGGGCTTGCAGTTTTTTTGGTGACATAGAATTGGCTGAGCAAGTTAATAAAAGACTCTCTGAGCTGGATCCAGACAATTCTGGTGACCATGTTTTGCTGTCCAACATTTATGCATTTGCAGGGAAATGGAAGGATGTTGCCATGGTGAGGAGATCAATGGCTGAGAAGAATATGAAGAAAATACCAGGTTGGAGCATGATTGAAGTGGGCAAGGTCATGTACAGTTTTGTAGCAGGTGATGAACGAAATGAGATTACTGAAGAGGCTTATAATAAGTTAAGTGAGATAATGTTAAAACTTAAAGTTAAAGGTGGTTATATTCCAGAGGTAGGCAGTGTTTTGCATGATATAGAAGAGGAAGAAAAGGAAGATACCGTGTCTAAGCACAGCGAGAAACTTGCTGTTGCTTTTGGTATGACCAGGTTATGTAAGGGAAGCACCATACGAATTGTAAAGAATTTGAGGGTGTGCAAAGATTGTCATAGTTTTATGAAGTTGATATCTAAAGTCTATGGATTAGATATTGTGGTAAGAGACAGAAGTCGGTTTCATTCTTTTAAAGAAGGTTCTTGCTCTTGCAGAGATTTTTGGTGA